A region of the Deltaproteobacteria bacterium GWC2_65_14 genome:
GAGGAAACGATCCGGGAAAATTGAGATCTCTTCGTCGTTCCGGGTGGTAGAATAGGGGTGTCGGGCGGCGAGCGCCTGGAAGGGGGGCACGGCATGTTCGGACTCGGGTTACCGGAGCTTCTGATCATTCTCGTGATCGTGGTTCTCCTGTTCGGGGCGGGGAGGCTTCCGCAGATCGGCTCCGGCATCGGAGAGGGAATCCGGAACTTCAAGAAGTCGATGAAGGACAAGAACGAGATCGACGTGACCCCGGAAAAACCGGGGGAAGAGGGCAAGACGAAGTAGGCCGGGCTCCTTCGGTCCTTCCCGGCCGGTCCGGCCCCTCCTACTCGACGTCCCGGGCTTCCGTCCGGTATTCCTCGATCCCCTCGGGGGCGTCGAAGAAGACGACCATGAAGGGGATCGATTTCCCCGGTGCGATATCCAGGTTCGCGAGCCGGTCTCCCCACCGGTTGGCCATTCCCTTCTCGATCGTATCCCGCGGGAGGGCGCGCAGATCCTCCCCGGGGAGCA
Encoded here:
- a CDS encoding preprotein translocase subunit TatA, producing the protein MFGLGLPELLIILVIVVLLFGAGRLPQIGSGIGEGIRNFKKSMKDKNEIDVTPEKPGEEGKTK